The DNA region ATATCTGTTAATAGTCTTACTGCTTTGAGGACAGCAATTTTTTTATCTGCGGGAACTAATTCTAAAATAACTTCATATTCGGTTTTTGCTCTAATTTCTTTTTCTACACCTAATTCTTTCAGCAGTAAATCAAATTTTTTTTCTAAGCGAGCAATTTGCTCATCTTGTCTCAACTGTAT from Oscillatoria salina IIICB1 includes:
- a CDS encoding bL12 family ribosomal protein, whose product is MRQDEQIARLEKKFDLLLKELGVEKEIRAKTEYEVILELVPADKKIAVLKAVRLLTDMGLKEAKDLVESTPAVIKRKVSGYEAEKIATKLRNAGATVSIH